The Starkeya sp. ORNL1 DNA window ACGTCCGTCGTCGAGAGGGAAACAACCCTGACCTACAGCTAAGGCCCCCAAGTCGTGGCTAAGTGTGAAAGGATGTGAGAATCCGAAAACAACCAGGAGGTTGGCTTAGAAGCAGCCATCCTTTAAAGAAAGCGTAACAGCTCACTGGTCTAGGGTTCTTGCGCCGAAAATGTATCGGGGCTCAAGCCACGCGCCGAAGCTTAGGGTTCATCTTCGGATGAGCGGTAGCGGAGCGTTCCGTAAGCCTGCGAAGGCGGACCCGTGAGGGCCGCTGGAGGTATCGGAAGTGCGAATGCTGACATGAGTAACGACAAACAGTGTGAGAGACACTGTCGCCGAAAGTCCAAGGGTTCCTGCGTAAAGCTAATCTGCGCAGGGTTAGCCGGCCCCTAAGGCGAGGCCGAAAGGCGTAGTCGATGGGAATCAGGTGAATATTCCTGAGCCTGTGGGTAGTGACGAATTCCGTAAGTTGTCAGGCGAACTGGTTCTGCCCTGGCAGCGAAGGAGTTCCAGGAAATAGCTCCCACATTAAGACCGTACCCGAAACCGACACAGGTGGACTGGTAGAGTATACCAAGGCGCTTGAGAGAACTATGCTGAAGGAACTCGGCAATTTACCTCCGTAACTTCGGGATAAGGAGGCCTTCCGTTCGCGCAAGCGGGCGGGAGGGGCACAGACCAGGGGGTGGCAACTGTTTAGCAAAAACACAGGGCTCTGCGAAATCGCAAGATGACGTATAGGGTCTGACGCCTGCCCGGTGCCGGAAGGTTAAGAGGAGAGGTGCAAGCTTTGAATCGAAGCCCCGGTAAACGGCGGCCGTAACTATAACGGTCCTAAGGTAGCGAAATTCCTTGTCGGGTAAGTTCCGACCTGCACGAATGGCGTAATGACTTCCCCGCTGTCTCCAGCATAGACTCAGTGAAATTGAATTCCCCGTGAAGATGCGGGGTTCCTGCGGTCAGACGGAAAGACCCCGTGCACCTTTACTGCAACTTTGCACTGGCATTCGTGTCGGTATGTGTAGGATAGGTGGTAGACTTTGAAGCGAGGGCGCCAGCTCTCGTGGAGTCACCCTTGAAATACCACCCTTATAGATATGGATGTCTAACCGCGACCCGTTATCCGGGTCCGGGACATTGCATGGTGGGCAGTTTGACTGGGGCGGTCGCCTCCCAAAGAGTAACGGAGGCGCGCGATGGTGGGCTCAGAGCGGTCGGAAATCGCTCGCTGAGTGCAATGGCATAAGCCCGCCTGACTGCGAGACTGACAAGTCGAGCAGAGTCGAAAGACGGCCATAGTGATCCGGTGGTCCCTCGTGGACGGGCCATCGCTCAACGAATAAAAGGTACGCCGGGGATAACAGGCTGATGATGCCCAAGAGTCCATATCGACGGCATCGTTTGGCACCTCGATGTCGGCTCATCACATCCTGGGGCTGGAGCAGGTCCCAAGGGTTCGGCTGTTCGCCGATTAAAGTGGTACGTGAGCTGGGTTCAGAACGTCGTGAGACAGTTCGGTCCCTATCTGCCGTGGGTGTAGGAATATTGAGAGGATTTGTCCCTAGTACGAGAGGACCGGGATGAACGTACCTCTGGTGGAGCTGTTGTGGCGCCAGCCGCAGTGCAGCGTAGCTATGTACGGACGGGATAACCGCTGAAAGCATCTAAGCGGGAAACCCACCTCGAAACGAGTATTCCCTTGAGAGCCGTGGAAGACGACCACGTTGATAGGCCGGGTGTGTAAGTGCGGCAACGTATTTAGCTTACCGGTACTAATCGCTCGATTGGCTTGATCGTTCTCATCCTCGATGTCCACCAATGTGGATCGAGCAAAAGACCAGACAAAACGCTTCGCATGATTGCTGTCCTTCGCCGGCCTGGTGGCCATTGCGAGGAGCCTGAACCCGATCCCATCCCGAACTCGGCCGTTAAACTCCTCAGCGCCGATGGTACTATGTCTCAAGACCTGGGAGAGTAGGTCGCTGCCAGGCCTGCGAAGGACAGAAATACGCTTTACACGATGAAACCAACGAAAACCCCGCCTCGGGATAAATCCCCCGAGGCGGGGTTTTCGTTTGCGCCCCATACATGCTCAAATACCCGTGCACGCCACGTGACGCGCACAAAGCGCGATGCGCGGGAGGGGCCTCGGGAGCCGGATATGTCTGCGAAATCCCCTTTCGTCTTGGTGCATGGTGCCTGGCATGGCGGCTGGTGCTGGCAACGCGTCGTCCCGCTGCTCGAGGCCGCCGGCCATCGGACGCTGGCGGTGACCTGCCGCGGTGTCGGCGAGCGGGCCGCCGAGCTCACCCCGGAGATCGGCCTTGATAGCTGCATCGCCGATGTCACATCAGCCATCGAGGCGGCGAATCTCACCGATGTCGTCCTGGTGGGCCATTCTCACGGTGGCTGGATCATCGCCGGCGTCGCCGACCGGATCCCGCAGCGCATTGCGCAGTTCGTCTTCCTCGATGCCAATCTGGTGCAGGACGGTGCGACGCAGTTCAGCACGCTCGCGCCCGAGCTGGTAGCGGCCCGGCGCGCGGTAGCAGCTTTGAGCCCGGGCGGTCTTTCCATGCCGCCGCCGCCGGCGAGCGCTTTCGGCATAACCAATGAAGCGGACATTGCCTGGGTCGAATCGGAACTCACGCCGCAGCCGCTGAAGACCTATGAGGACGCATTGCGCCTTGAGCATCCACTCGGCAATGGCCGACCGAAGACCTATGTCGCCTGCGTCAATCCGGCATTTTCCGCCGTCGCCACGGCGCATCAATGGGCGAGCGCGCAGCCGGATTGGCACTATCTGGAAATTGCGACCGGCCACGATGCCATGGTGATCGCGCCCGAGCTGCTGACGACGACGCTGCTCGGTATCGCCGGTAGCTAAGCAAAAGGCCCCGCACGGAAGGCCCGTGCGGGGGAGGGAGGATGGGCGACCGTCTTGGGAGTTGGGCCGCCATCGGAAAGAGGTCAGCCGGCCTTCTTGAACTTCTCGGCTTCTTCCGAACCGCCGGTGGCGTTGCCCTTTGAGTAGGAATGCGCGCCGGTGCCGGCGAGCCCGCCGCCCTGCACGATCAGGTACTCGTCGCGGATCGGACGACCCTCGAAGAAGCACTCGAGGATCTCGCGCGTGCCGGCCGCATAACGGGTCTGCGCGGTCAGCGAGGTGCCGGAGATGTGGGGCGTCATGCCGTTATAGGGCGCGGTACGCCACGGATGATCCTTCGGCGCCGGCTGCGGGAACCACACATCACCGGCATAGCCGGCGAGTTGGCCGCCCTCCAGCGCCCGGACGATCGCATCGCGGTCGCACAGCTTGCCGCGCGCGGTGTTGACGAGATAGGCGCCGCGCTTGAACAGCTTGAGCGTCTCGTCATTGATCATGTGCTCGGTTTCGGGGTGCAGCGGCACGTTGAGCGTCACCACGTCACAATGCGGGTACATCTCCTCGCGCGTGTCGTGCCAGGTGAGGTTCAGCTCCTTCTCGACCGCTTCCGGCAGGCGGTGACGATCGGTGTAGTGCAGCTTCACATCGAAGGGCGCCAGGCGACGCAGCACGGCGAGGCCGATGCGGCCGGCGGCAACGGAGCCGACCGACATCGCTTCGAGGTCGTAGGAGTGCGCCACGCAGTCGGCGATGTTCCAGCCGCCCTTTTTCACCCATTCGTGCGAGGGCAGATAGTTGCGCACTAGCGAGAGGATCATCATCACCACATGCTCGGCGACGCTGATCGAGTTGCAGTAGGTGACTTCGGCGACGGTGATGTTCCGGTCGATAGCCGACTGAAGATCGACATGGTCGGAGCCGATGCCGGCGGTGAGCGCCAGCTTGAGGTTCTTCGCCTTGGCGATGCGCTCGGGCGTCAGATAGGCCGGCCAGAAGGGCTGGGAGATGACGACGTCGGCATCGACGAGTTCCTTCTCGAACACCGAGTCCGGGCCGTCCTTGTCGGAGGTCACGACCAGGGCATGGCCGTTGGCCTCGAGATACTTGCGCAGGCCGAGCTCGCCGGAGACGGAGCCGAGCAGGGTGCCGGGGGTGAAGTCGATGGCCTTCGGGGTGGGCAGCGTCTGGCCGCCGGGATAGTGATCGATCTTCGGCAGATCGTCGCGGGCATAAGTCTTCGGATAGCCGTCGACTGGATCATCATAAAGAACGCAAAGTACTTTTGCCATCTCGGCATCTCCTCTCTAGACACAAGAAGAGGACGGCCCCGCCGCGCAGTGCGCGGCCGGCTAGCGCGAAATCTCGATTGTCGCGTCTCGTCGGCATGGTCCTGTCCTCCTCAAAACGAGGAAGGCGGTACCGCTCCGGGCGTCCTCCATGCCGGCTCGACGTTGGGGTTCGTTTCCCCGCTCGCGTGCCGACGCTATGAATGTGCGGAGACAACGCCGCCGCTTCAAATCGAAAGCGCGAAACAATCGATAGACGCAAGCAATCAAACGGGGAGTTTCAGGAAACGTTCTGAAATAGCGAAGCGAGATCGACGCCGCGCGTGAGTTTCATGAGGGCGCCGGCTACCGGGCTCAGCGGGTCGCGCTCGGACAGCACGAGGCCGATCGGCTGGGTATGCACCGGCTCGGTGAGCGGGACGCCGATGAGATCGGTGGCATCGCCGAGGCCGCGAAGGCAGGCCAGCGGCACGATGCTGGAGAACGGCCCCTGCCGTACGAAGGACCAGATGCCCATAAAGCTGTTGGTCTCGACCGCCGGCGGGGCGCTGAGGCCGGCGTCGGCCAGCACATGGTCGATGATGCGGCGGTTCTGCATGTCCGGCGTCAGCAGGCACAGCGGCACGCCCGCCGCCTCGCGCCAGCTCACCGATCGTCGTCGCGCGAGGGGCTCGCCCGCCCGCGTCACGAACACGTAGCGCTCCCTATAGAGGTCGAACCGGCGCACGCCCTTCAGCGGTTCGTTCTCCAGATAGGTGATGCCGGCGTCGAGATCGAGTTCGTCGAGCCCGCGCTGTATGGCGGCGGAGGAGAGCGAGTGCATCTGCACGCGCACCTGGGGATGCCGGACGCAGAAGGCGGCGAGCAAGAGCGGCGCGGCCGACATCGCTGCGGGGATGACGCCGACGCGCAGCGCTCCGGAGAGTGCGCCGGTGGTTTCCGCCCGCTCCTGGCGCAGGCTGTCATAGTCGGCCGCGATCTGCCGCGCCCAGCCGAGCACGCGCTCGCCTTCGGCGGTGAAGCCGAGGAAACGGTGGCCGCGCACAACGATGGGCAGGCCGAGCTCCTGCTCAAGCTTGCGGATGCCCGCGGACAGCGTCGGCTGCGAGACATGGCAGGCTTCCGCCGCGCGGCCGAAATGCTTTTCGCGGGCCAAAGCCACGAGATAGTGCATCTGCCGCACGAACATCGGGTGTTTCCCTCACGGAAAACCCTTCTTATTCCCGATTTTCTGCGTGATCTACAGATGCTTCGAGGTAGGCGGCCAAGCGTCGGCAAAACGCCTTCGGCCGTTCGGCGAAGAGGCGGGCGTGATGCCGCATCGCCTTGTCGGCGAGCTTGCGCTGGCGGCGGCTGGCCGCATCCATCACGGTCGCGATGTGATCGGGCGACAAGCGGCCCGGCGCGCCGTCGAGCCGGGCGAGCAGGATTTCGAGATCGTGATGGCGGCCAAGCATTTCCCGCAGGCGCTGCAGCTCATCAAGCCAGATGGCGCCGAGACGCGGCCACCACGGGGCGGCGAGTTCCATCTGGCAGACATGGGCGACGACGTGCTTGCGCAATTCGTGCAGCGCCTCGGCATCGGCGGGGTCGATGCCGTAGGCCGCGCGCCGGGCGCGGCGGTAGCCTGACGCGAGTGCCTCGGGCAGATCCTGGGCGTCCATGTCATCGGCGAGCTGCGCCGCTCTCGCCATGCCGTCCGACAGTCCCGCTTCGCGCAGCGCTGTCAGATTGCCGTCCGCCTCCCCATGAGGCTCTGTCCGGCGCGTGAGGGTGCTGGCGACCTTGCGCGCGAGTGCCGTGTCGAGCGGCCTGCGTCGCTTTTCGGCGGCGAGGTCGGCAATGGCGTCGTGGATGATGTGGCGGTCGCGCGTGCTGGCAAGGCTGTGCGCCGCTGCGCCCAGATCGCGGCGCAGCTGGCGCGCAGCCGGACGTCGCTCGCCCTCGACCAGCATGAGCAAAGCACGCGCGCCCTTGAGCGCCCGGCGCGTCTTGTGGATGGCCGTGACGGTATCCTCCAGGTCCAGCGAGTCGCGTGTGTCATGCGCGGCACGCAGCAGCGCGTCGCCGAGCGGGGTAGCGGCGTCGGCCTTGTCGGTCGGGGTGGACGGCGCCGGGGCGCCCTGCGGCGGGGGCTCCGGCGAGGCGCGTCGCCGGCGGACGGCAGCGGCCTTCGCCGGCGGGGCGGGAGCGGGTGTAGCCGTCCGGGTTTTCGGGGCAGTCGCCTGGTTCGACGTGGCAGCGGGTGTCGTCGCGGTCTTGTGCACAGCGAAACGGCGGGGCATCACAACTTTTTCCTAATCACGCCGAGCCTTACGGACACAGGCTTAGGGACCTGCCGTCCTGTATCTGACGACGTTTGCATGACAAAAAATAGGCCCTTGCCCCTTCCTT harbors:
- a CDS encoding alpha/beta hydrolase family protein; this translates as MSAKSPFVLVHGAWHGGWCWQRVVPLLEAAGHRTLAVTCRGVGERAAELTPEIGLDSCIADVTSAIEAANLTDVVLVGHSHGGWIIAGVADRIPQRIAQFVFLDANLVQDGATQFSTLAPELVAARRAVAALSPGGLSMPPPPASAFGITNEADIAWVESELTPQPLKTYEDALRLEHPLGNGRPKTYVACVNPAFSAVATAHQWASAQPDWHYLEIATGHDAMVIAPELLTTTLLGIAGS
- a CDS encoding NAD-dependent formate dehydrogenase, which produces MAKVLCVLYDDPVDGYPKTYARDDLPKIDHYPGGQTLPTPKAIDFTPGTLLGSVSGELGLRKYLEANGHALVVTSDKDGPDSVFEKELVDADVVISQPFWPAYLTPERIAKAKNLKLALTAGIGSDHVDLQSAIDRNITVAEVTYCNSISVAEHVVMMILSLVRNYLPSHEWVKKGGWNIADCVAHSYDLEAMSVGSVAAGRIGLAVLRRLAPFDVKLHYTDRHRLPEAVEKELNLTWHDTREEMYPHCDVVTLNVPLHPETEHMINDETLKLFKRGAYLVNTARGKLCDRDAIVRALEGGQLAGYAGDVWFPQPAPKDHPWRTAPYNGMTPHISGTSLTAQTRYAAGTREILECFFEGRPIRDEYLIVQGGGLAGTGAHSYSKGNATGGSEEAEKFKKAG
- a CDS encoding LysR family transcriptional regulator, with translation MFVRQMHYLVALAREKHFGRAAEACHVSQPTLSAGIRKLEQELGLPIVVRGHRFLGFTAEGERVLGWARQIAADYDSLRQERAETTGALSGALRVGVIPAAMSAAPLLLAAFCVRHPQVRVQMHSLSSAAIQRGLDELDLDAGITYLENEPLKGVRRFDLYRERYVFVTRAGEPLARRRSVSWREAAGVPLCLLTPDMQNRRIIDHVLADAGLSAPPAVETNSFMGIWSFVRQGPFSSIVPLACLRGLGDATDLIGVPLTEPVHTQPIGLVLSERDPLSPVAGALMKLTRGVDLASLFQNVS
- a CDS encoding CHAD domain-containing protein, whose amino-acid sequence is MPRRFAVHKTATTPAATSNQATAPKTRTATPAPAPPAKAAAVRRRRASPEPPPQGAPAPSTPTDKADAATPLGDALLRAAHDTRDSLDLEDTVTAIHKTRRALKGARALLMLVEGERRPAARQLRRDLGAAAHSLASTRDRHIIHDAIADLAAEKRRRPLDTALARKVASTLTRRTEPHGEADGNLTALREAGLSDGMARAAQLADDMDAQDLPEALASGYRRARRAAYGIDPADAEALHELRKHVVAHVCQMELAAPWWPRLGAIWLDELQRLREMLGRHHDLEILLARLDGAPGRLSPDHIATVMDAASRRQRKLADKAMRHHARLFAERPKAFCRRLAAYLEASVDHAENRE